A stretch of DNA from Methylobacterium sp. CB376:
CGGGAGACCGAGCCGACTCGCGCCGTGCCGTTCTGCCCAGCGCCGGGTGCCGGACACGGCATCGTGTCCCAAGGGGGTGCTTGACGCTGGCGCCGCGGCCGGGCCTTCGGTCCCCGGCCTCAAGGCGCCTCATCAGGAAACGCTCATGACCCGAACCCTCCCGCTCCTCGCCCTCGCCCTCGCCCTCGCGGCCCCGGCGGCCCGCGCCGAGGAGCGCACCGACCTCGCCCGCAGCATCGTCGAGCGGACGGTGGCGCGGAATCTCGGCCTCGCCTTCAAGCAGGCCGAGGAGCGCTCGCTCGCCTCGCTCAGCAAGGAGCAGGCCGACAAGCTCCGGCCCGAACTCGACAAGGGCTTCGAGCAGGAGCGCGCCAAGCTCGTCGACGACCTCGCCAAGGAATACGCCCAGAAGTTCGGCGACGACGAGCTGAAGCAGCTGACCAGGATCTACGACGACCCGACCTACCAGAAGTTCCAGGCCCTCAACGCCGACCCGAACTCCCTGGTCTCCAGCATCACCAAGGATGCGGTGACCCGGATGATGAACATGCTGACGCTCGCGACCCTGTCGACGCAGCAGCCGCAGCCGGGCGCCGGCCCGGCCCCGCAGAAGCCCTGACCGGGGCGCCTCCCGCGGCCCGCCGCCGCGGGAGGCCGCACCCGGGATCCCGAGAAGAGGACGCCCCGATGGACCTCACGCATTTCCGCTTCGAGACCGATCAAGACGGCATCGCGCTCGCGACCTGGGACAGCCCCGGCCGCTCCATGAACGTGATCACCCCCGAGGTGATGGCCGAACTCGACCGGATCATCGACGCGGTCGCGGGCGACGCCGCCGTCAAGGGCTGCGTCATCACCTCGGGCAAGGAGGCCTTCTCGGGCGGGGCCGACCTCACGATGCTGCAGGGGCTGGGCGCCGAATACGCCCGGCTCAGCCGGGAGCGCGGCGAGGAGGAGGCGATGCGCTTCTTCTTCGAGGAGACCCGCCGCCTCTCGCTGCTCTACCGGAAGCTCGAGACCTGCGGGAAGCCCTTCGCGGCGGCGATCCACGGCACCTGCCTGGGCGGCGCCTTCGAGCTCGCGCTCGCCTGCCATCACCGCGTCGTCTCGGACGACGACAAGACCCGGGTCGGCCTGCCGGAGATCAAGGTCGGGCTGTTCCCCGGGGCCGGCGGCACTCAGCGCGTCGCCCGCCTGATGCAGACCGGCGACGCCCTGCAGATGCTGTTCAAGGGCGACCAGATCCGGCCGCTCATGGCCCGCAACATGGGCCTCGTCCACGCGGTGGCCAAGCGCGATTCCGTCGTCGCGGAGGCCAAGGCCTGGATCCGGGGCGGCGGCGCGGCGCTCGCCCCCTGGGACCAGCCGAAGTTCAAGGCCCCCTCCGGCAAGGTCTACTCGCCGGCCGGGATGATGACCTGGCCGCCCGCCAACGCCATCTACCGCCGCGAGACCCACGACAATTACCCGGCCGCGAAGGCGATCCTGCAATCGGTCTACGAGGGCCTGCAGCTGCCGATGGACCTCGCGCTCAAGGTCGAGAGCCGCTACTTCGCCAAGATCCTGCGCTCGCCGGAAGCCGCGGCGATGATCCGCTCGCTCTTCGTCTCGATGGGCGAGCTCAACAAGGGCGCCCGGCGCCCGGCCGCGATCGGCCCGGTCAGCCTCAAGCGGGTCGGGGTCGTCGGCGCGGGCTTCATGGGCGCGGGCATCGCCTACGTGACGGCGCAGGCCGGGATCGAGGTCGTGCTGATCGACCAGAGCGCGGAGGCGGCCGAGAAGGGCAAGGCCTACTCGCACAAGCTCGTCTCCGACCAGATCATGAAGGGCCGCGCCAAGACCGCCGACCGCGACGCGCTGCTCGCCCGCATCACCGCCACCGCCGACTACGCCGCCCTGTCCGACTGCGACCTCGTGATCGAGGCGGTGTTCGAGGACCCGAAGGTCAAGGCCGAGGTCATCGCCAAGGTCGAGGCGTCGATCCGCCCCGAGACGATCTTCGCCTCCAACACCTCGACGCTGCCGATCAGCGGCCTCGCCGACGGCTCCGCCCGGCCCGACCAGTTCATCGGCATCCACTTCTTCTCGCCGGTCGAGAAGATGCTGCTGGTCGAGATCATCAAGGGGCGGCAGAGCGGCGAGCGGGCGCTCGCCGCCGCCCTCGACTACGTGCGGGCGATCCGCAAGACGCCGATCGTGGTCAACGACGCGCGCGGCTTCTTCGCCAACCGCTGCGTGGGCGCCTACATCCTCGAAGGCCACCTGATGCTCGCCGAGGGGGTGCCGGCCGCCATGATCGAGAATGCCGGGCGGCAGGCCGGCATGCCGGTCGGTCCCCTCTCCCTCAATGACGAGGTCGGCGTCGATCTCGGCCTCAAGATCCTGAAGGCCACCAAGGCCCAGGCCGGCGAGGGCGCCGTGAACCCGCTCCAGGAGCGCCTGCTCGTCGCCCTCGTCGAGGGCGAGGGACGGCTCGGGCGCAAGAACCGCAAGGGCTTCTACGATTACCCGGAGAACGGGCCGAAGCGGCTCTGGCCGGGCCTCGCGGCGCTCGCCGGGACGCGCCAGGATCCCGACGCGGTCGACTTCCAGGAACTGAAGCACCGGCTCCTCGTCGCCCAGGCGGTCGAGGCGGCCCGGGTCTACGGCGAGGGCGTGGTGACGGATCCCCGCGAGGCGGATGTCGGCTCGATCCTCGGCTTCGGCTTCGCGCCCTTCACGGGCGGGGTGCTCTCCTACATCGACGGCATGGGCGCCCGCCGCTTCGTGGAGCTGTGCCGCCGCCTCGAGGCCAAGCACGGCGCCCGCTTCGCGCCCCCGGCGAACCTGCTCGCCATGGCGGAGACGGGCGAGCGCTTCTACGGCCGCGCGGAGGCCCGGGCGGCCTGATCCGGCGGGTCGCGGTCGCCCGCGGCGGCGCCATCGGGCTGCGACGACGCGCCGCCGGACTGCCCCTCCGGCGCCGCCGGGGGGGCGGCGACGGGCGGATCGGCCGGGGCGGCGGGGCGACCGCTCAGGGGAGCAGCGCCGTCACCTCGATCTCGACCTTCATCTCCGGCCGCAGCAGGCCCGCCACCACGACCAGCGTCGCGGCGGGCCGCACCGCGCCCATCACCCGTCCGCACACCGCCAGCACCGCCTCGGCCTCGGCCCGGTCGGTGACGTAGTAGGTCGCCCGCACCACCCGTTCCAGGGAGGCGCCGGCCTGCTCCAGCACCGCCGCGATCGTGCGCCAGCAGGCCTCGGCCTGCGCGGCGGCGTCCTCCGGCATGGTCATGGCGGCGTAGTCGTAGCCCGTCGTCCCCGACACGAACACGAAGCCGCCCTCGACCACGGCGCGGGAATAGCCGTAGGCCTTCTCGAAGGGCGAGCCGCCGTCGATCCGGCCCCGCATCCTGTCCTCCCGATTCGGTCCACCCAGTCCAGGCAGGATCGCACGGAGCAATCCTGCTGAGCCACTTGCTTGCGCATCGGCGGCGACCTCCTCGGACATGCGCCCGCGCGCGGCGGAGCCGACCGCCG
This window harbors:
- a CDS encoding 3-hydroxyacyl-CoA dehydrogenase NAD-binding domain-containing protein, with product MDLTHFRFETDQDGIALATWDSPGRSMNVITPEVMAELDRIIDAVAGDAAVKGCVITSGKEAFSGGADLTMLQGLGAEYARLSRERGEEEAMRFFFEETRRLSLLYRKLETCGKPFAAAIHGTCLGGAFELALACHHRVVSDDDKTRVGLPEIKVGLFPGAGGTQRVARLMQTGDALQMLFKGDQIRPLMARNMGLVHAVAKRDSVVAEAKAWIRGGGAALAPWDQPKFKAPSGKVYSPAGMMTWPPANAIYRRETHDNYPAAKAILQSVYEGLQLPMDLALKVESRYFAKILRSPEAAAMIRSLFVSMGELNKGARRPAAIGPVSLKRVGVVGAGFMGAGIAYVTAQAGIEVVLIDQSAEAAEKGKAYSHKLVSDQIMKGRAKTADRDALLARITATADYAALSDCDLVIEAVFEDPKVKAEVIAKVEASIRPETIFASNTSTLPISGLADGSARPDQFIGIHFFSPVEKMLLVEIIKGRQSGERALAAALDYVRAIRKTPIVVNDARGFFANRCVGAYILEGHLMLAEGVPAAMIENAGRQAGMPVGPLSLNDEVGVDLGLKILKATKAQAGEGAVNPLQERLLVALVEGEGRLGRKNRKGFYDYPENGPKRLWPGLAALAGTRQDPDAVDFQELKHRLLVAQAVEAARVYGEGVVTDPREADVGSILGFGFAPFTGGVLSYIDGMGARRFVELCRRLEAKHGARFAPPANLLAMAETGERFYGRAEARAA
- a CDS encoding RidA family protein, giving the protein MRGRIDGGSPFEKAYGYSRAVVEGGFVFVSGTTGYDYAAMTMPEDAAAQAEACWRTIAAVLEQAGASLERVVRATYYVTDRAEAEAVLAVCGRVMGAVRPAATLVVVAGLLRPEMKVEIEVTALLP